Proteins encoded within one genomic window of Lysinibacillus sphaericus:
- a CDS encoding AraC family transcriptional regulator: MLGWLEEFLPNTFTECTQPRAHEVVIFVYEIRGLFDWIKVNRLKKHYPNSIIVPIVAVHLAYSAGIAIELNLQALLIKPLHKQKFLRIVKKLYTSHKEQQASTVTMLELSQQFPQDHTSPFREAFLRRLIRGEINNEQEIVQASSFLSTDCIPNIVFLIQGYVDIQQNRPIPYDASSVITNVFRQHFADKAPLSFLNFERYLLLLMRIPITHTSFKHWTEGVTTLLTVIEQLKNDYSIHLFMGIGGVFLQSMQVKESYSQARKARRKPPVDNIHIRFYEDLTKHEQLQKAIHYIEEHYDEQLVISDVAKSINFSPTHFSRLFKKETGRNFVDYVAYTRIIKTLPYLRKFDYTIEKIAASSGFNTPNYYSLTFKKYVGISPTDYRNTIEILFK, encoded by the coding sequence ATGCTAGGGTGGTTAGAAGAATTCCTCCCTAACACATTTACTGAATGTACACAACCACGTGCACACGAGGTAGTTATATTCGTCTATGAAATTAGGGGATTATTTGATTGGATTAAGGTCAATCGGTTAAAGAAACATTATCCTAACAGTATTATTGTCCCAATTGTTGCAGTACACCTAGCGTACTCGGCAGGTATTGCCATTGAATTAAATTTACAAGCACTTCTTATAAAACCGTTGCACAAACAAAAGTTTTTACGAATTGTAAAAAAGCTTTATACTTCCCATAAAGAACAGCAAGCAAGTACAGTCACGATGCTTGAACTTTCGCAACAATTCCCTCAAGATCATACATCGCCGTTTCGCGAAGCGTTTTTAAGACGCTTAATACGGGGAGAAATCAACAATGAACAGGAAATTGTACAAGCCTCTTCCTTTTTATCAACTGACTGTATTCCCAATATCGTTTTCTTAATTCAAGGCTACGTAGATATTCAGCAAAACCGACCAATTCCTTACGATGCTAGTAGTGTAATTACAAATGTTTTTCGTCAACATTTTGCCGATAAAGCACCGTTGTCCTTTTTAAATTTCGAGCGTTACTTATTACTGCTAATGCGGATTCCTATAACGCATACATCTTTTAAACATTGGACAGAAGGCGTCACTACTTTACTGACGGTAATCGAGCAATTGAAAAACGATTATAGTATCCATCTTTTTATGGGCATTGGTGGTGTTTTTTTGCAATCTATGCAAGTCAAAGAATCCTATAGTCAAGCTAGAAAAGCACGTAGAAAGCCACCCGTCGATAATATTCATATACGATTTTATGAGGATTTAACGAAGCATGAACAGCTACAAAAGGCTATTCACTACATTGAAGAGCATTACGATGAACAGCTAGTTATTAGCGATGTAGCGAAATCTATTAATTTTAGTCCTACTCACTTTAGCCGATTATTTAAAAAAGAAACGGGTCGTAATTTTGTCGATTATGTAGCGTATACACGCATTATCAAAACACTCCCCTACTTGCGGAAATTTGACTACACCATTGAAAAAATCGCAGCAAGCTCGGGCTTTAATACACCCAATTATTACAGCCTTACATTTAAAAAATATGTAGGAATATCTCCAACGGATTACCGAAACACAATTGAAATATTGTTTAAATAA
- a CDS encoding YggT family protein, whose protein sequence is MTLYIILHYVDLAFTVYSFMLVAYVLMSWVPAAQSSAIGRFLEKVCEPYLGIFRKFIPTIGMIDISPIVAIFMLNFIKNGLFIVIQKIFFMF, encoded by the coding sequence ATGACTTTATATATCATTTTGCATTATGTGGATTTAGCATTTACTGTGTATTCATTTATGCTAGTTGCATATGTTTTAATGTCTTGGGTACCAGCTGCTCAAAGTTCAGCAATTGGCCGTTTTTTAGAAAAAGTATGTGAGCCGTATTTAGGGATTTTTAGAAAATTTATTCCAACTATTGGTATGATTGATATTTCTCCGATTGTAGCAATATTTATGTTGAATTTTATTAAAAACGGGCTTTTTATTGTAATTCAAAAAATATTCTTTATGTTTTAG
- a CDS encoding YlmH family RNA-binding protein: MEHLIQHFRKDEQPFIEQVVSWQREVEDRYAPKLTDFLDPRQRFIVASVIGQNNVLHTTSDGLFHEAERQRMLIFPTYFEPQKEDYQLKVFTIHYPARFVQLRHPDVLGALLSLGLDRAKFGDIRVNEQQVQFVVAKEVADYVRLHLTGIGKVKVHVESMKEFQVLIENEEDWQEESHTVSSMRLDVIIATVLKISRQKAQALITGKKVRVNWTERDAVAFECQEGDILSVRGSGRVKIIMTEGRTKKDKIRLQIGRLTQKG, from the coding sequence ATGGAGCATTTAATACAACATTTTAGGAAGGATGAGCAACCCTTTATTGAGCAGGTAGTAAGCTGGCAGCGCGAGGTAGAAGATCGTTATGCCCCTAAACTTACTGACTTTTTAGACCCAAGGCAGCGTTTTATTGTAGCATCTGTTATTGGGCAAAATAATGTGCTCCATACAACAAGTGATGGTCTATTTCATGAGGCAGAACGTCAGCGTATGCTTATTTTCCCAACGTATTTTGAACCCCAGAAGGAAGATTACCAGCTGAAAGTCTTTACTATTCACTATCCTGCAAGGTTTGTGCAATTGCGTCATCCAGATGTACTCGGTGCCCTTTTATCTTTAGGGCTTGATCGTGCCAAATTCGGGGATATTCGTGTCAATGAACAACAAGTACAGTTTGTGGTGGCAAAAGAGGTGGCAGATTATGTACGCCTTCATTTAACGGGGATTGGGAAAGTAAAAGTACATGTCGAATCGATGAAAGAGTTTCAAGTGCTAATCGAAAATGAAGAGGACTGGCAGGAGGAGTCACATACGGTTTCTTCAATGCGTTTAGATGTCATTATCGCAACCGTATTAAAGATTTCTCGTCAAAAAGCCCAAGCACTTATTACGGGAAAGAAAGTGCGAGTAAACTGGACTGAACGAGATGCAGTTGCTTTTGAATGTCAAGAAGGTGATATTTTGTCAGTACGTGGAAGTGGTCGAGTGAAAATAATAATGACTGAAGGCCGAACAAAGAAAGATAAAATCCGTTTACAAATCGGTCGATTGACCCAAAAAGGCTAA
- a CDS encoding sodium/solute symporter, which translates to MLETILEPKMLLTIALMATIVYITYLTKKNTTASDFFVGGRSFGWFTNGSAIGGDYLSAATFLGIAGLTFQLGYDGAYYAFCFSIGLTLLAIFVAGPLRRFGAFTVADFLAYRFHSRRARLAAVIVVLAISGFYAAPQLLGAAQILSMFFGTSYEFGIIFTCVVMIFYVGIGGMKGTTINQALELWIRLGAFIVMLIAAMYGGLHYDKILAAINSFNGPITGTSPYALDGSDINFDGAAWTGTGFYFPTFWQTISMTIGLALGTIGLPHILLRFYTNPSAKAARKSALMAIGIASAFFLLAVFLGVVGRAIFISGTASEEVMRDLVLGGNNMVIPTTALALGGDWLLGLVIAGAFAAIFSNLSGLFITSSGALAHDLYASFMKKDITQKQRVVAGKVAIVILGILYGGLGLLVKDASIGHLVALAFTVAASTFTPIFILGIWWRGMTEKGAIAGLVIGLLVSMWMIFLPGTLPSFLQFKIPGIVTVPVGFLSVIVVSLLDRKVPADVNDFMKRVHSKESETA; encoded by the coding sequence ATGTTAGAGACAATTTTAGAACCAAAAATGTTATTAACAATTGCCCTAATGGCAACGATTGTATACATTACGTATTTAACGAAAAAAAATACAACAGCATCTGATTTCTTCGTTGGGGGACGGAGCTTTGGATGGTTTACGAACGGTTCAGCTATCGGGGGAGACTATTTAAGTGCAGCTACATTTTTAGGGATTGCTGGTTTAACCTTTCAATTAGGCTATGATGGAGCCTATTATGCATTTTGCTTCTCGATTGGTTTGACGCTATTAGCCATTTTTGTTGCTGGGCCATTAAGAAGATTTGGTGCATTTACCGTAGCAGACTTTTTAGCCTATCGCTTTCATAGTAGACGAGCTCGTTTAGCCGCAGTCATTGTAGTTTTAGCCATTTCAGGTTTCTATGCGGCGCCACAGCTACTAGGCGCAGCACAAATATTAAGTATGTTCTTTGGGACTTCTTATGAATTTGGCATTATTTTTACATGTGTCGTGATGATTTTCTATGTAGGAATCGGTGGTATGAAGGGCACGACGATCAACCAAGCATTAGAGCTGTGGATTCGTCTAGGTGCATTCATTGTGATGCTTATTGCAGCGATGTATGGTGGCTTGCATTACGATAAAATTTTAGCAGCTATCAATTCCTTTAATGGACCTATTACTGGGACATCACCGTATGCCTTGGATGGAAGTGATATAAATTTTGATGGTGCCGCGTGGACGGGGACAGGCTTCTATTTCCCGACGTTTTGGCAAACGATTAGTATGACCATTGGTTTAGCATTAGGTACGATAGGGTTACCGCATATTTTATTGCGTTTTTATACAAATCCGAGTGCTAAGGCTGCACGTAAATCTGCTTTAATGGCGATTGGTATTGCGAGTGCATTCTTCTTGTTAGCCGTATTTTTAGGGGTTGTTGGTCGTGCTATTTTCATTTCAGGTACTGCGAGTGAGGAAGTAATGAGAGATCTAGTGCTTGGTGGCAATAACATGGTTATTCCAACAACGGCGCTTGCATTAGGGGGCGATTGGCTGCTCGGTCTTGTGATTGCAGGGGCATTTGCTGCTATTTTCTCTAACTTATCAGGATTATTTATTACTAGCTCTGGTGCATTAGCGCATGATTTATATGCTAGCTTTATGAAAAAAGATATTACACAAAAACAGCGTGTAGTTGCTGGAAAAGTGGCGATTGTTATTTTAGGTATTCTATATGGCGGACTTGGGTTACTCGTAAAGGATGCTTCCATCGGTCATTTAGTTGCTTTAGCATTTACGGTTGCCGCAAGTACATTTACACCAATCTTTATTTTAGGTATTTGGTGGAGAGGGATGACCGAAAAAGGAGCAATTGCAGGGTTAGTGATTGGTCTCCTCGTGTCGATGTGGATGATTTTCTTACCAGGGACACTTCCAAGTTTCCTACAATTCAAAATCCCTGGCATCGTAACAGTACCAGTCGGTTTCCTATCCGTTATTGTCGTGTCATTATTAGATCGTAAAGTACCTGCTGATGTAAACGATTTCATGAAGCGAGTGCACTCGAAGGAATCGGAAACTGCATAG
- a CDS encoding cell division protein SepF, with protein sequence MSMKNKIKNFFYLEEELEEEITQAPIQQQQPVQQQPIHAAKPKKVIKERKAQIHEIVPQSTAANNNIVSLQAAMNTKGAKVVLVEPRVYAEAQDIAENLKNKRATIVNLQRIDREQGIRIIDFLSGTVYALGGDIQRIGKDIFLCTPDNVEVSGEISNFILDDN encoded by the coding sequence ATGAGCATGAAAAATAAAATTAAAAACTTCTTTTATCTTGAAGAAGAATTAGAAGAAGAAATCACGCAAGCTCCTATTCAACAGCAACAACCCGTGCAGCAACAACCGATTCATGCAGCTAAACCTAAAAAGGTCATTAAGGAACGTAAAGCACAGATTCATGAAATTGTACCGCAAAGTACAGCTGCCAATAATAATATTGTCAGTTTACAAGCAGCAATGAATACAAAGGGTGCGAAAGTTGTATTAGTAGAACCGAGAGTTTATGCAGAGGCACAAGATATCGCAGAAAACTTAAAGAACAAACGTGCAACGATTGTGAATCTACAACGTATCGATCGAGAACAAGGTATAAGAATCATTGACTTTTTAAGTGGTACAGTCTATGCACTTGGAGGAGATATTCAACGTATAGGCAAAGATATTTTCTTATGCACACCAGATAATGTTGAAGTGTCTGGCGAAATTTCAAATTTTATTTTAGACGATAATTAA
- the ileS gene encoding isoleucine--tRNA ligase, whose amino-acid sequence MVEYKETLLMPKTDFPMRGNLPANEPKMQEKWNEMDINKLQMERTAGRPEYVLHDGPPYANGDIHIGHALNKVIKDMITRHRSMTGYHVNYIPGWDTHGLPIEQALTNKGVKRKEMSIADFRELCEKYAYEQIDNQRAQFRRLGIRGDWENPYITLKPEFEARQIEVFGKMAEKGYIYKGLKPVYWSPSSESALAEAEIEYKDVKSASIYVSFALKDAKGVVPADAKFIIWTTTPWTLPANLGISLNPEFIYVVVAVADKKFIIAKELLETVAKELEWETYEVVQEVKGEALDRLVAQHPFYDRESLVMVGEHVSAEAGTGCVHTAPGHGEDDYQIGKAYGLPILSPVDNSGCYTDEAPGFEGVFYNDANKMVTAKLEEVGALEKLSFFTHSYPHDWRTKKPVIYRATPQWFASIDAFRDELLAAVKSTTFTPAWGETRLYNMIRDRGDWVISRQRAWGVPIPIFYAENGEPIITPETIAHISALFREHGSNIWFQMTAKELLPEGFTHPGSPNGEFTKENDIMDVWFDSGSSHQGVLVERGLKYPADLYLEGSDQHRGWFNSSLITSVAINGYAPYKGLLTHGFVLDGDGRKMSKSLGNVIIPQKVMDQYGADILRLWVASVDYTADVRISMDMLKQVSEVYRKIRNTFRFLHGNVADFNPQKDRVAYADLREMDQYIYMRLQDVLKTVRGAYDRYDFAAVYHAVNNFVAVELSSFYLDIAKDVVYIEGHDNKDRRAMQTVMYDTLMTLVKVMTPIIPHTTDEVWSYLHAQGVVEEMSVQLTDFPSVDEQANFDELRGKWAAIIGVRDDILKALEEARNAKTIGKSLEAKITVYANQEVLTLLHDANIDFAQLSIVSAFEVAAIESAPAEALALEHVSIVVEKATGEKCERCWSISATVGTNEAHPTVCARCAEVVEKYYV is encoded by the coding sequence ATGGTTGAATATAAAGAAACCTTATTAATGCCGAAAACGGATTTTCCTATGCGTGGGAACTTACCAGCAAATGAACCAAAAATGCAAGAAAAATGGAATGAGATGGACATCAATAAATTACAAATGGAGCGTACAGCTGGTCGCCCAGAGTATGTGTTACATGATGGCCCTCCATATGCAAATGGTGATATTCATATTGGCCATGCGTTAAATAAAGTGATAAAAGATATGATTACACGCCATCGCTCCATGACTGGCTATCATGTCAACTATATTCCAGGTTGGGATACACATGGTTTACCAATTGAACAAGCTTTAACAAACAAAGGTGTTAAACGTAAAGAAATGTCCATTGCAGATTTCCGTGAGCTTTGTGAAAAATATGCTTATGAGCAAATTGACAATCAGCGTGCACAATTCCGCCGTCTAGGCATTCGTGGCGATTGGGAAAATCCATATATTACGTTAAAACCAGAATTTGAAGCGCGTCAAATTGAAGTATTCGGTAAAATGGCGGAAAAAGGCTATATTTATAAAGGCCTAAAACCAGTATACTGGTCGCCTTCATCTGAGTCTGCATTAGCGGAAGCAGAAATTGAATATAAAGATGTTAAATCAGCTTCTATTTATGTCAGCTTTGCCCTTAAAGATGCAAAAGGTGTTGTGCCAGCCGATGCGAAATTTATTATTTGGACGACTACACCTTGGACACTACCTGCAAACTTAGGGATTTCGTTAAATCCAGAGTTTATCTATGTGGTTGTGGCAGTAGCAGATAAAAAATTCATTATCGCGAAAGAATTGTTAGAAACAGTTGCAAAAGAGCTTGAATGGGAAACGTATGAAGTTGTGCAAGAAGTAAAAGGGGAAGCATTAGATCGTCTTGTAGCCCAACATCCATTCTACGACCGTGAATCGCTTGTGATGGTCGGAGAACATGTTTCTGCGGAAGCAGGTACAGGTTGTGTTCATACAGCTCCAGGACATGGTGAAGATGACTATCAAATTGGGAAAGCTTATGGTTTACCTATTCTTAGTCCAGTGGATAACAGCGGTTGTTATACAGACGAAGCACCAGGTTTTGAAGGTGTCTTCTACAATGATGCAAATAAAATGGTTACTGCCAAATTAGAAGAAGTTGGCGCATTAGAAAAATTAAGCTTCTTTACGCACTCGTATCCACATGACTGGCGTACGAAAAAACCAGTTATTTATCGTGCTACACCACAATGGTTTGCGTCTATCGATGCCTTCCGTGATGAATTATTAGCAGCGGTTAAATCGACGACATTCACACCTGCTTGGGGTGAAACACGTCTTTATAATATGATTCGTGATCGTGGCGATTGGGTTATTTCTCGTCAACGTGCATGGGGTGTACCAATTCCAATTTTCTATGCTGAAAATGGTGAACCAATCATTACACCAGAAACAATTGCGCATATTTCTGCATTATTCCGTGAGCATGGTTCAAATATTTGGTTCCAAATGACTGCGAAAGAATTATTGCCAGAAGGCTTTACACATCCAGGTAGCCCGAATGGTGAGTTTACGAAAGAAAATGATATTATGGACGTTTGGTTTGACTCAGGTTCATCTCACCAAGGTGTGCTAGTTGAACGTGGACTGAAATATCCAGCGGATCTTTACTTAGAAGGTTCTGACCAACACCGTGGATGGTTTAACTCTTCGTTAATTACATCTGTGGCGATTAATGGCTATGCGCCTTATAAAGGCTTATTAACGCACGGTTTCGTTCTTGATGGCGATGGTCGCAAAATGAGTAAGTCACTAGGAAACGTTATTATCCCTCAAAAGGTAATGGACCAATATGGTGCTGATATTTTACGTCTATGGGTAGCATCTGTAGATTATACGGCTGATGTGCGTATTTCTATGGATATGTTAAAACAAGTGTCTGAAGTGTACCGTAAAATCCGTAATACATTCCGTTTCTTACATGGTAATGTAGCTGATTTCAATCCACAAAAAGATCGTGTAGCCTATGCAGATTTACGCGAAATGGATCAATACATTTATATGCGTTTACAAGATGTCTTAAAAACGGTGCGTGGTGCTTACGACCGCTATGATTTTGCGGCTGTCTACCATGCAGTGAATAACTTTGTTGCTGTAGAATTATCTTCTTTCTACTTAGACATCGCAAAAGATGTTGTTTATATTGAAGGGCATGACAATAAAGACCGTCGTGCAATGCAAACAGTCATGTATGATACATTAATGACATTAGTAAAAGTCATGACACCAATTATTCCACATACAACGGATGAGGTGTGGTCTTACTTACATGCACAAGGTGTTGTAGAAGAGATGTCAGTGCAATTAACTGATTTCCCATCAGTAGATGAGCAAGCAAACTTTGATGAGCTTCGTGGCAAATGGGCAGCGATTATCGGAGTACGTGATGATATTCTAAAAGCATTAGAAGAAGCGCGTAATGCTAAAACAATCGGTAAGTCTCTTGAAGCGAAAATAACAGTTTATGCTAACCAAGAAGTGTTAACATTATTGCATGATGCCAACATTGATTTTGCCCAACTTTCTATCGTTTCTGCTTTTGAGGTAGCAGCAATTGAATCAGCTCCTGCTGAAGCGTTAGCGTTAGAACATGTTTCCATTGTTGTTGAAAAAGCAACAGGCGAAAAGTGTGAGCGTTGCTGGTCAATTTCTGCAACAGTTGGAACAAATGAAGCACATCCAACAGTGTGTGCTCGTTGTGCCGAAGTTGTTGAAAAATATTATGTATAA
- a CDS encoding DivIVA domain-containing protein, with the protein MPLSPIDIHNKEFTKSFRGYAEDEVNEFLDQIIKDYEKLLREKKEVDKQLEMALEQARHFNSLEETLQKSIVVAQEAADEVRRNSQKEAKLIVKEAEKNADRIVNEALTKARKVTIEIDELKKQSKVFRNRFKMLVEAQLDLLNADDWDHLLQYDIDLTEIQSSVEEAQESEEM; encoded by the coding sequence ATGCCATTATCACCTATTGATATACATAATAAGGAGTTTACAAAATCTTTCAGAGGTTATGCTGAAGATGAAGTAAATGAATTTTTAGATCAAATCATTAAAGATTATGAAAAACTACTGCGTGAGAAAAAAGAAGTCGATAAGCAATTAGAAATGGCTTTAGAGCAAGCGAGACATTTTAATTCTTTAGAGGAAACATTACAAAAATCTATAGTTGTTGCCCAAGAGGCGGCTGATGAAGTACGCAGAAATTCGCAAAAAGAAGCAAAGCTTATTGTGAAGGAAGCAGAAAAAAATGCTGATCGCATCGTCAATGAGGCATTAACGAAAGCACGTAAAGTAACAATCGAGATAGATGAACTGAAAAAACAATCAAAGGTTTTCCGCAATCGTTTTAAAATGCTTGTAGAAGCACAGTTAGATTTACTGAATGCAGATGATTGGGATCATTTATTGCAGTATGATATTGATTTAACCGAAATTCAGTCTTCTGTTGAGGAAGCACAAGAGTCAGAAGAAATGTAA